In Enterobacter pseudoroggenkampii, one genomic interval encodes:
- a CDS encoding MFS transporter: MTQVNDVRDAHVETTPAPTVSPWQPLSQPVFRMLWIATVVSNVGSWMSDVGINWSMLTLSADPLDIALVQAASSLPMFLFALPSGVMADIVDRRKYLLFSQLWVFIAAAGLTALSFTGHVTPTVLLVATFLLSVGAAMSSPPFQAVVPDLVSKPELGAAVALNSLGVNISRAIGPALGGFLLSLAGPWMVFALNALSVVGVAWVLWRWRPAPSIQRLPPEHFFSAVRTGIRYVHAAPVLRNVLVRTVAFFVFGSAGWALLPLVARRELGLGPAGYGVMLACIGLGAIAGAILLPRLRQRLNADRLMVAASLVFALTMLALAFVRHVWLLNLFEFFTGFAWIAVLSTLNLGAQRSAARWVKARALAVYLTVFFGSMTTGSAIWGQIASRFGTPTALVVATLGMVLASATVFRWKLEKDPELNLDLSGQPLDGVEIDLPNERGPVLVSHEYIIDPHNAKAFLEAVHELRRVRRRAGAMSWAVYEDIERPGLFIETFLMGSWIEHLRQQERHTMNDLLLQSRVLAFHQGTTSPAIRYLVAPV; encoded by the coding sequence ATGACCCAGGTTAACGACGTTCGCGACGCACACGTCGAGACGACGCCCGCACCGACGGTTTCACCCTGGCAGCCGCTGAGCCAGCCGGTGTTCCGAATGCTGTGGATCGCCACGGTGGTCTCTAACGTCGGCTCATGGATGAGCGACGTCGGCATCAACTGGAGCATGCTGACCCTGAGCGCCGACCCGCTGGATATCGCGCTGGTGCAGGCGGCCAGCAGCCTGCCAATGTTCCTCTTCGCCCTGCCGTCCGGGGTGATGGCGGACATCGTTGACCGGCGTAAATACCTGCTCTTCTCCCAGCTGTGGGTGTTCATCGCCGCCGCCGGGCTGACGGCGCTCTCCTTCACCGGACACGTCACCCCCACCGTGCTGCTGGTGGCGACGTTTCTGCTGAGCGTAGGGGCGGCGATGAGCTCGCCGCCGTTCCAGGCCGTGGTGCCCGATCTGGTGAGCAAGCCGGAGCTGGGCGCCGCCGTGGCGCTGAACTCGCTGGGGGTGAACATCAGCCGGGCGATTGGCCCCGCGCTGGGTGGTTTCCTGCTGTCGCTCGCTGGGCCGTGGATGGTGTTTGCCCTGAACGCGCTGTCCGTGGTGGGCGTGGCGTGGGTGCTGTGGCGCTGGCGCCCGGCCCCGTCCATTCAGCGTCTGCCGCCGGAGCACTTCTTCTCTGCGGTGCGCACAGGCATCCGCTACGTGCACGCCGCCCCGGTGCTGCGCAACGTGCTGGTGCGTACGGTGGCCTTCTTCGTTTTCGGCAGCGCGGGCTGGGCGCTGCTGCCGCTGGTGGCGCGCCGCGAGCTGGGCCTGGGCCCGGCGGGCTACGGCGTGATGCTGGCGTGCATTGGCCTGGGGGCGATTGCCGGGGCCATCCTGCTGCCGCGCCTGCGCCAGCGGCTGAACGCCGACCGCCTGATGGTGGCCGCGAGCCTGGTCTTTGCCCTCACCATGCTGGCGCTGGCGTTTGTGCGCCACGTCTGGCTGCTCAACCTGTTTGAGTTCTTCACCGGCTTCGCGTGGATTGCGGTGCTCTCGACGCTGAACCTCGGCGCGCAGCGCAGCGCCGCCCGCTGGGTGAAGGCCCGCGCGCTGGCGGTCTACCTGACGGTATTCTTCGGCTCGATGACCACGGGCAGCGCCATCTGGGGGCAGATAGCCTCCCGGTTTGGCACCCCGACCGCGCTGGTTGTCGCCACGCTGGGGATGGTGCTGGCAAGCGCCACCGTGTTCCGCTGGAAGCTGGAGAAAGACCCGGAATTGAACCTCGACCTGAGCGGCCAGCCGCTGGACGGCGTGGAGATCGACCTGCCGAACGAGCGCGGTCCGGTGCTGGTCTCGCACGAGTACATCATCGACCCGCACAACGCGAAGGCCTTCCTGGAGGCGGTACACGAGCTGCGCCGGGTGCGACGCCGCGCCGGGGCGATGAGCTGGGCGGTATACGAAGATATCGAGCGCCCCGGCCTGTTTATCGAGACCTTCCTGATGGGCTCGTGGATTGAGCATCTGCGCCAGCAGGAGCGCCACACCATGAATGACCTCCTGCTGCAGAGCCGCGTTCTGGCTTTTCATCAGGGCACAACATCACCGGCAATTCGTTATCTGGTCGCGCCGGTATAA
- a CDS encoding alpha/beta fold hydrolase yields MATFKAKDGTQIYYKEGGAGKPVLFSHGWPLDGDMWDSQLNYLAERGFRAIAFDRRGFGRSDQPWNGYDYDTFASDINDLITTLDLQDVTLVGFSMGGGDVTRYINNYGSARVAGLALLGAVTPIFGKSDTFPQGVDQSVFDGIRDGLRKDRAQFISDFATPFYGTNAGQTVSAGALTQTLNIALLASLKGTIDCVTAFGETDFRPDMAKIDVPTLVIHGSNDQIVPFESTGKLAAEMIKNATLKVYDNAPHGFALTHQDQLNEDLLAFVKSL; encoded by the coding sequence ATGGCAACGTTTAAGGCAAAAGACGGCACGCAGATTTACTACAAAGAAGGCGGCGCGGGCAAACCGGTTCTCTTCAGCCACGGCTGGCCGCTGGACGGCGACATGTGGGACAGCCAGCTGAACTACCTGGCCGAGCGCGGCTTCCGCGCCATCGCCTTTGACCGCCGCGGCTTTGGCCGCTCGGATCAGCCGTGGAACGGTTACGACTACGACACCTTTGCGTCCGACATTAACGACCTGATCACCACCCTGGACCTCCAGGACGTGACGCTGGTGGGCTTCTCCATGGGCGGCGGCGACGTGACCCGCTACATCAACAACTACGGCAGCGCGCGTGTGGCCGGTCTGGCGCTGCTGGGCGCGGTCACGCCGATCTTCGGCAAATCCGACACCTTCCCGCAGGGTGTGGATCAGAGCGTGTTCGACGGCATTCGCGACGGACTGCGTAAAGATCGCGCCCAGTTCATCAGCGACTTCGCCACCCCGTTCTACGGCACCAACGCCGGACAGACCGTTTCCGCCGGTGCCCTGACGCAGACGCTGAACATCGCCCTGCTGGCCTCCCTGAAGGGTACCATCGACTGCGTGACCGCCTTCGGCGAAACCGACTTCCGCCCGGATATGGCGAAAATCGATGTGCCGACGCTGGTGATCCACGGCAGCAACGACCAGATCGTGCCGTTTGAAAGCACCGGCAAGCTGGCGGCAGAGATGATCAAAAACGCCACGCTGAAGGTGTACGACAACGCGCCGCACGGCTTCGCGCTGACCCACCAGGACCAGCTTAACGAAGATCTGCTGGCGTTTGTGAAGTCGCTGTAA
- a CDS encoding MFS transporter, whose product MAMTMKIPSRELWSYFGYGLGQCFSFGLVGSFINYFYTDVLGISALAASTIFLIARAWDAVHDPLFASIMDTINSRFGKFRHFLLIAPLLITGVTLLSFYKIEADMTTKILYAGVTYILWGTLYAISDIPFWSMSSVMTNDSGQRTRAVTAAMLGVNAGIACANIFFPKLAAYFAQYSNDKGYFMAALVMMLVGLPLMLNGFMQIKERVPPSPEKVTIRDTFHNLRQNKPLFIVLLSFFFCVFHNVAGGLYIYFFINNLGDGSLQMAIGVMGIVAAVLCLVAPMLTRRMQKRKLFMILCGLDVAVRVVMWFVGYQHVTMLFILLGLSTLFVMMTNILTSSMIADTIEYAEYHTHKRCAAITFSGQTFTGKMSVAVGGGLIGVFLTMIGYVPQAQIQSESVLSGLFFGICLLPAIGSLIRMGFMSRFTFTEEKHAEICRLLAERNASAKAPGGGCALPGLQDQPL is encoded by the coding sequence ATGGCAATGACAATGAAAATCCCGTCTCGCGAGCTGTGGTCTTATTTTGGTTATGGTTTAGGTCAGTGTTTTAGCTTTGGTTTAGTGGGTTCGTTTATTAACTATTTTTACACCGACGTGCTGGGGATCTCGGCACTGGCGGCGAGCACCATCTTCCTGATTGCCCGCGCGTGGGACGCGGTTCACGATCCGCTGTTTGCCAGCATTATGGACACCATTAACAGCCGGTTCGGCAAGTTTCGCCACTTTTTGCTGATCGCCCCGCTGCTGATCACCGGCGTCACGCTGCTATCGTTCTATAAAATCGAAGCGGACATGACCACCAAAATCCTCTACGCCGGGGTGACCTACATCCTGTGGGGGACGCTGTACGCCATCTCCGATATCCCGTTCTGGTCGATGTCGTCGGTGATGACCAACGACTCCGGGCAGCGCACCCGCGCGGTGACGGCGGCGATGCTCGGGGTGAACGCCGGGATTGCCTGCGCCAACATCTTCTTCCCGAAGCTGGCGGCCTACTTCGCCCAGTACAGCAATGACAAAGGCTACTTTATGGCGGCGCTGGTGATGATGCTGGTGGGCCTGCCGTTGATGCTTAACGGTTTCATGCAGATCAAAGAGCGCGTGCCGCCGAGCCCGGAAAAGGTGACCATCCGCGACACCTTCCACAACCTGCGCCAGAACAAGCCGCTGTTTATCGTCCTGCTGTCGTTCTTCTTCTGCGTGTTTCACAACGTGGCGGGCGGTCTCTATATCTACTTCTTTATCAACAACCTGGGCGACGGCAGCCTGCAGATGGCGATTGGCGTGATGGGGATTGTCGCGGCGGTGCTATGCCTGGTCGCCCCGATGCTGACGCGCCGGATGCAGAAGCGGAAGCTGTTTATGATCCTCTGCGGGCTGGACGTGGCGGTGCGCGTGGTGATGTGGTTTGTTGGCTATCAGCATGTGACGATGCTGTTTATTCTGCTCGGCCTGAGCACGCTGTTCGTGATGATGACCAACATCCTCACCTCGTCGATGATTGCCGACACCATCGAGTACGCGGAGTACCACACCCACAAGCGATGCGCGGCGATCACCTTCTCCGGGCAGACCTTTACCGGCAAGATGTCGGTGGCGGTAGGCGGCGGGTTAATCGGGGTGTTCCTGACGATGATCGGCTACGTGCCGCAGGCGCAAATTCAGAGCGAGAGCGTGCTGTCGGGGCTGTTCTTCGGGATTTGCCTGCTGCCGGCGATAGGCTCGCTGATCCGCATGGGCTTTATGTCGCGCTTTACCTTTACCGAGGAGAAGCATGCGGAGATTTGTCGGCTGCTGGCGGAGCGGAACGCGTCTGCGAAAGCGCCGGGTGGCGGCTGCGCCTTACCCGGCCTACAGGACCAGCCCTTGTAG
- a CDS encoding cellulase family glycosylhydrolase has product MKEQWSREQAQAWYQQKGWLCGFNYLPSTAVNWTDIWQAETFDAGTIDRELGWAAEAGYNTLRINLPFIVWEHDRDGLMARIDRFLTIADGRGFSTMLTLMDDCGFSGDEPYLGPQKPPVPGKHNSQAAASPGRDKVCDPDCWADIERYIRDVVRQFRDDRRVLLWDLYNEPGNRGIFATGTQEVQYDAKLETCAHELMKLAFQWVREEDPTQPLTVCAWRLPPEEEGETFFQHPLDQTALALSDVVSFHAYTHTGRMTAIIQHLQKLGRPLFCTEWLARHVGSTIEEQLPLMYAAKVAPYQWGLVRGKTQTWLPWPVVMKESTDYCRLWFHDVFEENGIPFSRREIALMQQLRKIAPKAQG; this is encoded by the coding sequence ATGAAAGAGCAGTGGAGCAGGGAGCAGGCACAGGCGTGGTATCAGCAGAAGGGCTGGCTGTGCGGGTTTAACTATCTGCCGTCGACGGCGGTGAACTGGACCGATATCTGGCAGGCGGAGACCTTCGACGCCGGGACGATTGACCGCGAGCTGGGCTGGGCGGCGGAGGCGGGCTACAACACCCTGCGCATCAACCTGCCGTTTATCGTCTGGGAGCACGACCGCGACGGGCTGATGGCGCGCATCGACCGCTTTTTGACGATTGCCGACGGTCGCGGCTTCAGCACCATGCTGACCCTGATGGACGACTGCGGCTTCTCCGGCGACGAGCCGTACCTCGGCCCGCAAAAGCCGCCGGTGCCGGGCAAGCACAACAGCCAGGCGGCGGCGAGTCCGGGGCGCGACAAGGTGTGCGATCCGGACTGCTGGGCAGACATTGAGCGCTATATCCGCGACGTTGTCCGCCAGTTCCGCGACGACAGGCGCGTGCTGCTGTGGGATCTCTACAACGAGCCGGGCAACCGCGGCATTTTCGCGACGGGCACGCAGGAGGTGCAGTACGACGCGAAGCTGGAGACCTGCGCCCACGAGTTGATGAAGCTGGCGTTCCAGTGGGTGCGTGAAGAAGACCCGACCCAGCCGCTCACCGTCTGCGCGTGGCGCCTGCCGCCGGAAGAGGAGGGCGAGACGTTCTTCCAGCATCCGCTGGACCAGACCGCGCTGGCGCTCTCGGACGTGGTGAGCTTCCACGCCTACACCCACACCGGGCGCATGACGGCGATTATCCAGCATCTGCAAAAGCTTGGTCGCCCACTGTTCTGCACCGAATGGCTGGCGCGCCACGTGGGCAGCACCATCGAAGAGCAGCTTCCGCTAATGTACGCGGCGAAGGTCGCGCCGTATCAGTGGGGGCTGGTGCGCGGCAAAACCCAGACGTGGCTGCCGTGGCCGGTGGTGATGAAAGAGTCCACGGACTACTGCCGCCTCTGGTTCCACGACGTGTTCGAGGAGAACGGCATTCCGTTCTCGCGCCGTGAAATCGCCCTGATGCAGCAGCTGCGCAAGATCGCCCCGAAGGCACAAGGCTAA
- a CDS encoding LacI family DNA-binding transcriptional regulator: MKRKTKVTMNDIARAAGVSQATVSLVLNQSRNIKLSDDTRQRVIGVATELGYDRLPAVHAPRNQEEIALLVSSMQSFDPFIDAISQAREAAWRNETLLTVYDYGDDIELALNIIRQLEKRNCIGIILASPVTTLVDMTAFQDCTRIPLVLLNQRDPGSPLLPSFIPDDYANAFQVTKHLIACGATRIAHITGESWMEASRQRLAGYQAALQQAGLACDDDLVRQTNWQFSESFTATTSLLELAERPDAIFCASDWLAIGCYQALAVNGVRIPQDMLLAGYDDQKISEQLTPPLTSIQLPYSELGRLAVEYLCNQEDAATHVTLAGRLKVRASSLV; the protein is encoded by the coding sequence ATGAAGCGAAAAACGAAAGTGACGATGAACGATATTGCGCGGGCGGCGGGCGTGTCGCAGGCGACGGTATCGCTGGTGCTTAACCAGTCCCGCAACATCAAGCTCAGCGACGACACCCGCCAGCGGGTGATTGGCGTCGCCACCGAGCTAGGCTACGACCGCCTCCCCGCCGTTCACGCCCCGCGCAACCAGGAAGAGATCGCCCTGCTGGTCAGCTCCATGCAGAGCTTCGACCCGTTTATCGACGCCATCAGCCAGGCGCGGGAAGCCGCGTGGCGCAACGAGACCCTGCTCACCGTCTACGACTACGGCGACGACATTGAGCTGGCGCTGAACATCATCCGCCAGCTGGAGAAGCGCAACTGCATCGGGATTATTCTCGCGTCTCCGGTCACCACGCTGGTGGACATGACGGCCTTCCAGGACTGCACCCGCATCCCGCTGGTGCTGCTCAACCAGCGCGATCCCGGCTCGCCGCTGCTGCCGTCGTTTATTCCGGACGACTATGCCAACGCCTTCCAGGTGACTAAACACCTCATCGCCTGCGGGGCGACGCGCATCGCCCACATCACCGGCGAGAGCTGGATGGAGGCCTCGCGCCAGCGTCTGGCGGGCTACCAGGCCGCGCTGCAGCAGGCCGGACTGGCGTGCGACGACGACCTGGTGCGCCAGACCAACTGGCAGTTCAGCGAGTCCTTTACCGCCACCACCTCCCTGCTGGAACTGGCCGAGCGCCCGGACGCCATCTTCTGCGCCAGCGACTGGCTGGCGATTGGCTGCTATCAGGCGCTGGCGGTGAACGGCGTGCGCATCCCGCAGGACATGCTGCTGGCGGGCTACGACGACCAGAAGATCTCCGAACAGCTCACCCCGCCGCTGACCAGTATCCAGCTGCCCTACAGCGAGCTGGGACGGCTGGCGGTGGAGTACCTGTGCAATCAGGAAGATGCCGCCACGCACGTGACGCTGGCAGGCAGGCTGAAGGTGCGCGCCTCAAGCCTCGTCTGA
- the fosA gene encoding FosA/FosA2 family fosfomycin resistance glutathione transferase: MLQSLNHLTLAVSDLQKSISFWHELLGLTLHARWNTGAYLTCGDLWVCLSYDEARRFVPPQESDYTHYAFTVAEADFAPFSQKLEQAGVTVWKQNKSEGASFYFLDPDGHKLELHVGSLAARLAACREKPYAGMVFTSDEA, from the coding sequence ATGCTGCAATCTCTCAACCACCTGACCCTCGCGGTCAGCGACCTGCAAAAAAGCATCTCCTTCTGGCACGAGCTGCTGGGGCTGACCTTGCACGCCCGCTGGAATACCGGGGCCTATCTCACCTGCGGCGATCTGTGGGTCTGCCTGTCGTACGACGAGGCGCGCCGGTTCGTGCCGCCGCAGGAGAGCGACTACACCCACTACGCGTTTACCGTGGCGGAGGCGGATTTCGCACCGTTCTCGCAAAAGCTAGAGCAGGCGGGCGTTACCGTCTGGAAGCAGAACAAAAGCGAGGGGGCGTCGTTCTATTTTCTCGACCCGGACGGCCACAAGCTGGAGCTGCACGTGGGCAGCCTCGCCGCGCGGCTGGCGGCGTGTCGCGAGAAGCCCTATGCAGGCATGGTGTTTACCTCAGACGAGGCTTGA
- the trpS gene encoding tryptophan--tRNA ligase, translating to MNTPTILTGDRPTGPLHLGHFVGSLRQRVALQHTHNQFVLIADLQGLTDNGSNPQKIRDNIPEVLADYLAAGIDPNLTTICLQSALPALAELTMLYMNIVTVARVERNPTVKNEIAQKGFARSLPVGFMAYPISQAADITAFKAECVPVGDDQLPMIEQTNEIVHKMNSLLPAPVLRHCKAMLSDTSRLPGIDGSAKMSKSLGNTLHLSASEETIHRAVSAMYTDPNHLKVSAPGQIEGNVVFTYLDAFHPDKEKVAAMKAHYQAGGLGDRVCKNELEACLQELISPMRERRAIYMQDKGELMAMLKRGTERAQGVTQATLREVKVGLGVPVFS from the coding sequence ATGAACACACCTACCATCCTCACCGGCGATCGCCCAACCGGCCCGCTGCACCTCGGGCACTTCGTCGGATCGCTGCGCCAGCGCGTGGCGCTCCAGCATACGCACAACCAGTTTGTGCTGATTGCCGACCTGCAGGGGCTGACCGACAACGGCAGCAACCCGCAAAAAATCCGCGACAACATCCCCGAAGTGCTGGCCGACTACCTCGCCGCCGGCATCGACCCGAACCTGACCACCATCTGCCTGCAGTCCGCCCTGCCAGCCCTCGCCGAGCTGACGATGCTGTATATGAACATCGTCACCGTCGCCCGCGTGGAGCGTAACCCGACGGTGAAAAACGAGATCGCGCAGAAGGGCTTCGCCCGCTCGCTGCCGGTCGGGTTTATGGCCTACCCCATCAGCCAGGCGGCGGACATCACCGCGTTCAAGGCCGAGTGCGTGCCCGTCGGCGACGACCAGCTGCCGATGATTGAGCAGACTAACGAGATTGTGCACAAGATGAACAGCCTGCTGCCCGCCCCGGTGCTGCGCCACTGCAAGGCGATGCTGAGCGACACCAGCCGCCTGCCCGGCATCGACGGCAGCGCCAAGATGTCGAAATCGCTGGGCAACACGCTGCACCTTTCGGCCAGCGAAGAGACCATTCACCGTGCGGTCAGCGCCATGTACACCGACCCGAACCACCTGAAGGTGAGCGCCCCGGGGCAGATTGAGGGGAACGTGGTGTTTACCTACCTCGACGCGTTTCATCCGGACAAGGAGAAAGTGGCGGCGATGAAGGCTCACTATCAGGCGGGCGGGCTGGGTGACCGGGTGTGCAAGAACGAGCTGGAAGCGTGTTTGCAGGAACTGATTTCGCCGATGCGGGAGCGGAGGGCGATATACATGCAGGATAAGGGAGAGTTGATGGCGATGCTGAAGCGCGGGACCGAACGGGCGCAGGGGGTGACGCAGGCGACGTTGAGGGAGGTGAAGGTGGGACTGGGGGTGCCGGTGTTTAGTTAA
- a CDS encoding Hcp family type VI secretion system effector gives MSNPAYLWLTDANGSPVVGGSMVSGRFGAIELKAVAHHLTIPVSENTGRLTGTRVHTPIAIQKEFDKTTPVLIRALCENQTLKSATIKMYQIDDAGIEREYFNIILENVKITGITPNLFPGSGTGTHTETIELRYEAITWKHCDGNIVYRDAWNHMAIA, from the coding sequence ATGTCAAATCCAGCGTATCTTTGGTTAACCGATGCTAATGGTTCACCCGTCGTAGGAGGTTCCATGGTGTCCGGTCGGTTTGGTGCTATTGAATTAAAGGCAGTCGCTCATCACCTCACCATTCCTGTGAGTGAAAATACAGGCCGACTAACAGGTACCCGCGTACATACACCGATTGCCATTCAGAAAGAGTTTGATAAAACGACACCGGTTCTCATCAGGGCACTGTGTGAAAACCAAACGCTAAAATCGGCTACGATAAAAATGTACCAAATTGATGATGCAGGAATCGAGAGAGAATATTTCAACATTATCCTGGAGAATGTAAAAATCACGGGTATCACGCCAAATCTGTTCCCGGGTTCTGGAACAGGAACGCATACAGAGACGATCGAGCTGAGATATGAGGCAATCACCTGGAAACACTGTGACGGGAATATCGTTTACAGAGATGCCTGGAATCATATGGCGATAGCCTGA
- the queD gene encoding 6-carboxytetrahydropterin synthase QueD → MNTTLYKDFSFEAAHRLPNVPEGHKCGRLHGHSFVVRLEITGEVDKHTGWIIDFAELKAIFKPTLDRLDHYYLNDIPGLENPTSEVLAEWIWNQIKPKLPILSAVVVKETCSAGCIYRGE, encoded by the coding sequence ATGAATACTACATTATACAAAGATTTCAGTTTTGAAGCCGCACACCGTCTTCCCAATGTTCCGGAAGGCCATAAATGCGGCCGACTACACGGACACTCCTTTGTCGTGCGCCTTGAGATTACCGGTGAAGTTGATAAACACACAGGCTGGATTATTGATTTCGCTGAACTCAAGGCCATTTTCAAGCCGACGCTAGACCGCCTGGATCATTACTATCTCAATGATATTCCTGGATTGGAGAATCCCACCAGCGAAGTGCTTGCTGAATGGATTTGGAATCAGATTAAGCCGAAACTCCCAATCCTTAGCGCAGTCGTCGTTAAAGAAACATGCTCTGCAGGCTGCATTTATCGCGGTGAATAA
- the dpdD gene encoding protein DpdD: MQADWLEKFYADDTYLDFGKAMRGEYNTPQINTLIQKANAQQMPCIIPSARKGRTVFYGLAQNGRSLEELRRVLTAALGSADTSADIKMLYHPTEPGEQLLLERSPNGILSFHFLQVAVTTAEEAAKLRGERTKRVYAMLETVMELFRQRPVLNTLISRQTGRILRDFYTACHAHDGKAAELYLQELRGNQALSPLNLLFLELQGMAASAKWEAILTFPRLDVLLQGRVPERIQRLLLRSTGHYMMNAIQKANFPEDLRDGARRLALDMLPLYKTKPGFAHHDNFLPDWQLWAMGAALLGINGWQTASPVLQQGWIQQVEDWANDVSALPVVAQDAEQKLIQAPVVTLLSVDDAIALLAEAFIADVERESEIFAQMSAMPEVTQQALRATPKYWDAWLGLKKRCEPQGYGWHHWLLDVQQATDSQQYESLRQQLTIQYMDWLPATFDEQQWMQLLGQQPTGMLGQALRDGLPNVLQWLNEYGVSVSSSLWSEWLTLLALEGVSSVEDVRLGGMILDTLLSGSFSHKEYLDALDAIEELCGKNESSRTVEYALDIAEVLYDRVSGDDARRLRYWVGVQEMLVRRWERLDNSMQLLARMVERLYLGNDAGNTFPTEITPAGVASPLHRDLSGKKLVIYSLTETAARRGREALMKLYPGLSIELNADHVATDALINVARKADYFIFTSGSSKHQAFYTVTSCREDIIYPAGKGASSMVAAFIRELV; encoded by the coding sequence ATGCAGGCAGATTGGCTGGAAAAATTTTATGCTGACGATACATATCTGGATTTCGGTAAGGCGATGCGCGGGGAGTACAACACGCCGCAAATCAATACGCTAATCCAAAAGGCCAACGCGCAGCAGATGCCCTGCATCATTCCTTCAGCCCGCAAAGGGCGGACGGTATTTTATGGCCTGGCGCAAAACGGGCGCAGTCTTGAGGAATTGCGGCGGGTGCTGACGGCAGCGTTGGGCTCTGCGGATACGAGTGCGGATATCAAAATGCTCTATCACCCAACCGAGCCAGGGGAGCAATTGCTGCTTGAGCGATCTCCTAATGGGATCCTGTCTTTCCATTTTTTACAGGTTGCCGTGACAACGGCAGAAGAGGCCGCGAAGTTGCGGGGAGAGCGGACGAAAAGAGTTTATGCCATGCTGGAAACGGTCATGGAACTCTTCCGTCAACGACCGGTGCTGAATACGCTGATTAGCCGACAGACAGGGCGTATCCTGCGTGACTTTTACACTGCCTGTCATGCCCATGATGGAAAAGCCGCTGAGCTTTACCTGCAGGAGCTTCGGGGAAATCAGGCACTGTCGCCTCTGAACCTGCTGTTTCTCGAACTCCAGGGGATGGCTGCCTCGGCGAAATGGGAAGCGATACTGACCTTCCCCCGCCTGGACGTGCTGCTTCAGGGGCGAGTGCCTGAACGTATTCAGCGCCTGCTTTTGCGTTCGACCGGGCATTACATGATGAATGCCATTCAGAAGGCGAACTTCCCGGAGGATTTAAGGGATGGTGCCCGCCGACTGGCGCTTGATATGCTGCCGCTGTACAAAACAAAGCCAGGGTTTGCCCATCACGACAACTTCCTCCCGGATTGGCAGCTTTGGGCGATGGGGGCGGCACTGCTGGGCATTAATGGGTGGCAAACGGCTAGCCCTGTCCTGCAGCAGGGTTGGATTCAACAGGTTGAGGATTGGGCCAATGATGTCAGCGCGCTGCCAGTTGTTGCGCAGGATGCCGAACAGAAACTGATCCAGGCCCCGGTAGTGACGTTGTTGAGCGTTGACGATGCGATAGCCTTATTAGCCGAAGCCTTCATCGCGGACGTGGAGCGCGAGAGCGAAATTTTTGCTCAAATGAGCGCTATGCCAGAGGTCACGCAACAGGCGTTGCGGGCAACGCCGAAGTACTGGGACGCCTGGCTGGGGCTAAAGAAACGCTGTGAACCACAGGGTTATGGCTGGCATCATTGGCTGCTTGACGTTCAGCAGGCGACGGACAGCCAGCAGTATGAATCATTACGTCAGCAGTTGACGATACAGTATATGGACTGGCTCCCTGCGACCTTTGATGAGCAGCAGTGGATGCAACTGCTGGGCCAACAACCGACTGGCATGCTGGGTCAGGCGCTGCGTGACGGTTTACCTAACGTGCTGCAATGGCTTAATGAGTATGGCGTCAGCGTTTCCTCCTCTTTATGGTCAGAATGGCTGACGCTGCTTGCGCTGGAAGGTGTTAGTTCCGTTGAGGATGTCCGACTTGGCGGTATGATCCTTGATACGCTGCTTTCCGGTAGCTTCAGTCACAAGGAGTATCTTGACGCGCTTGACGCTATCGAGGAGCTGTGCGGGAAGAATGAATCATCACGTACGGTGGAGTACGCGCTTGATATTGCTGAGGTTCTGTATGATCGGGTGAGTGGCGATGATGCTCGCCGGTTACGCTACTGGGTGGGCGTTCAGGAGATGCTGGTGCGTCGTTGGGAAAGGCTTGACAACAGCATGCAGCTTTTGGCTCGCATGGTGGAACGACTCTACCTGGGTAATGACGCCGGCAACACCTTCCCGACGGAAATCACGCCAGCGGGGGTAGCCTCTCCGTTACATCGCGATCTCAGCGGGAAAAAACTGGTGATTTATAGCCTGACGGAAACCGCCGCCCGACGCGGTAGAGAGGCGCTGATGAAGTTGTATCCGGGGCTGTCTATTGAACTTAATGCTGATCATGTGGCCACGGATGCGCTGATCAATGTTGCGAGAAAAGCTGACTACTTTATCTTCACCAGCGGTAGCTCAAAACATCAGGCGTTTTATACGGTAACCAGTTGCCGCGAGGATATTATTTATCCGGCAGGCAAGGGAGCCTCAAGCATGGTTGCTGCCTTTATTCGAGAACTGGTCTGA